A stretch of the Actinoalloteichus fjordicus genome encodes the following:
- a CDS encoding response regulator, translating to MIRVLVVDDEPMVCGYLGAILADGADVEVLAPAHDGAEAVEASVRGRPHVVLLDLRMPGVDGLTALPHLRALPEPPAVIVLTTFDSDAHVLDALRAGAAGFLAKTTPPEDLLNLVRVAADGHAVLSSQAMHGLLRPTAAADERRRAAVRLLDGLTEREREILTLMGEGLTNAAIGRRLHLSEPTIKGYVSRILLVLDCANRTQAVLVDQRARIT from the coding sequence GTGATCCGGGTCCTCGTCGTCGACGACGAGCCGATGGTGTGTGGTTATCTCGGCGCGATCCTTGCCGACGGCGCCGATGTGGAGGTCCTCGCGCCAGCGCACGACGGGGCCGAGGCCGTGGAGGCCTCGGTACGGGGACGGCCCCACGTCGTCCTGCTCGACCTGCGGATGCCCGGTGTCGACGGGCTCACCGCGCTCCCGCACCTGCGCGCCCTCCCCGAGCCGCCCGCCGTGATCGTCCTGACCACCTTCGACTCGGACGCCCATGTCCTCGACGCGCTGCGTGCGGGCGCGGCGGGCTTCCTGGCCAAGACCACTCCGCCGGAGGACCTGCTCAACCTGGTCCGCGTCGCCGCCGACGGACACGCGGTGCTCTCCTCGCAGGCGATGCATGGTCTGCTCCGGCCGACCGCCGCCGCCGACGAGCGCAGACGGGCCGCCGTGCGGCTGCTCGACGGACTCACCGAACGAGAACGGGAGATCCTCACCCTCATGGGCGAGGGGCTCACCAACGCCGCCATCGGGCGGAGACTGCACCTCTCGGAGCCGACGATCAAGGGCTACGTCTCGCGCATCCTGCTCGTACTCGACTGCGCCAATCGAACCCAGGCGGTGCTGGTCGATCAGCGGGCGCGGATCACCTGA
- a CDS encoding histidine kinase, translating to MTGLPARRRPTGLGGWLDRSRTRVVAALILVAAAAPAVPLAAAAGAAESTEALVCWYSAAVQLAGSLAVLLRPRAVAAATLAAAVAVLLPIWTGEMGETAGYFGGINPWPPLAILIASGMATRQGGRGTDVLVAWGVIGVAVLAAVRVWEPSTSTVVSGVLRTVLPGLLGAFLATRERLVAALREQARRVESDHRRALASARQAERTRLADEMHDLVTHRVSLMVLAADALRRAPDQERSRATARVVREHGVAALDELRELLGLLHADQVRHSGPDTAFDHSGHPAADDVVARSAVEPRPRAGGVAPDPDVEDLIAAAESAGTSVRFDRDGEPRAVPLAVRRAVARVVQEALTNTRKHAAGAAVRVELRYDSDRVRVEIRTAAPGRTAVATAPDHLAAAGTPRLAEPDRRGPGDAEAAGAAERGAGEHSACESLGAAAAGRDTAVGSSDAEWAEVGCSGVEQTRVEGGVRPGVEEADASPAGTGRAEVEPGDAGRAGVGSSGAEPGAVEVSSGGSAGADHNGAGRACAGQAVAEPTGAQHAEARLAGTGSGRGLAALRHRVGLLGGTLRAGRLPDGGFRVSATLPTAGSATPGGSEPPAESRSSIPLRPERGSPWTSCTAPGGSQDEVLVTDDNAADRRLPHATGQQGAPTGSRVVG from the coding sequence GTGACGGGTCTGCCCGCCCGGCGGCGACCGACCGGGCTCGGGGGCTGGCTCGACCGCTCCCGGACGCGGGTCGTCGCCGCGTTGATCCTGGTCGCCGCCGCTGCTCCGGCCGTTCCGCTCGCCGCGGCGGCGGGCGCGGCAGAGAGCACCGAGGCGTTGGTGTGCTGGTACTCGGCGGCGGTCCAGCTGGCGGGCAGCCTGGCCGTGCTGCTGCGACCTCGGGCGGTCGCGGCCGCGACCCTGGCGGCCGCGGTCGCCGTGCTGCTCCCGATCTGGACCGGCGAGATGGGTGAGACGGCGGGCTACTTCGGCGGAATCAACCCATGGCCGCCCCTGGCGATCCTCATCGCGTCGGGGATGGCGACCAGGCAGGGCGGCCGGGGTACGGACGTCCTGGTGGCCTGGGGTGTGATCGGTGTCGCGGTGCTGGCGGCGGTCCGGGTCTGGGAGCCGTCGACGAGCACCGTGGTCTCCGGGGTGCTGCGGACCGTGCTGCCCGGACTGTTGGGAGCGTTCCTCGCGACGCGGGAGCGGCTGGTGGCCGCGCTGCGTGAGCAGGCCCGTCGAGTCGAGAGCGACCACCGTCGTGCGCTGGCCTCGGCCCGGCAGGCCGAACGGACGCGCCTGGCCGATGAGATGCACGACCTCGTCACGCATCGCGTCAGCCTGATGGTCCTGGCCGCCGACGCGCTGCGGCGAGCTCCGGACCAGGAGCGGAGCCGCGCAACGGCTCGGGTGGTCCGGGAACACGGGGTGGCCGCCCTCGACGAGCTGCGGGAACTCCTCGGTCTGCTGCATGCCGATCAAGTCCGGCATTCCGGCCCCGACACGGCTTTCGACCACAGTGGACATCCGGCGGCCGACGACGTCGTTGCCCGGTCGGCCGTCGAGCCTCGACCGAGGGCGGGCGGCGTCGCACCGGACCCGGACGTCGAGGACCTGATCGCGGCTGCCGAGTCGGCGGGGACGTCGGTGCGGTTCGACCGAGACGGTGAGCCGAGGGCGGTCCCGCTGGCCGTGCGACGGGCCGTGGCGCGCGTCGTGCAGGAGGCGTTGACCAACACGCGCAAGCACGCGGCGGGCGCGGCGGTCCGGGTCGAACTCCGGTACGACTCCGATCGCGTGCGGGTCGAGATCCGCACCGCCGCGCCGGGGCGGACCGCTGTCGCCACTGCGCCGGATCACCTCGCCGCCGCAGGCACGCCGAGGCTCGCCGAGCCGGATCGTCGCGGGCCGGGCGATGCCGAGGCGGCAGGCGCGGCGGAGCGCGGTGCCGGGGAGCACTCCGCCTGCGAGAGCCTCGGCGCGGCGGCCGCAGGCAGGGACACCGCAGTCGGGTCGAGCGACGCCGAGTGGGCTGAGGTCGGGTGCTCCGGCGTCGAGCAGACCCGCGTTGAGGGCGGGGTCCGGCCCGGCGTCGAGGAGGCCGATGCGAGCCCGGCAGGCACCGGCCGGGCGGAGGTCGAGCCGGGTGACGCCGGGCGGGCAGGCGTCGGGTCGAGCGGTGCCGAACCCGGCGCTGTCGAGGTGAGTAGCGGTGGATCGGCAGGGGCGGACCACAACGGCGCCGGGCGAGCCTGCGCCGGGCAGGCCGTTGCGGAGCCGACCGGCGCCCAGCACGCCGAGGCGAGGCTGGCCGGTACCGGGTCGGGCCGGGGCCTGGCCGCGTTGCGGCACCGGGTCGGGCTCCTCGGCGGCACGCTCCGCGCGGGCAGGCTGCCCGACGGCGGTTTCCGGGTGTCGGCAACCCTGCCGACAGCCGGATCGGCCACACCCGGCGGGTCGGAACCGCCGGCTGAGAGTCGGTCGTCGATCCCGCTCCGTCCTGAGCGGGGATCGCCGTGGACGAGCTGCACGGCGCCCGGAGGGAGCCAGGACGAAGTCCTGGTGACCGACGACAACGCCGCAGATCGCCGCCTGCCCCACGCAACAGGACAACAGGGAGCACCGACAGGCTCTAGGGTGGTCGGGTGA
- a CDS encoding serine hydrolase domain-containing protein produces MSNTRLHPDRRRRRLAALTAGLILCAPHATASATTEAGAPADRATIEAELARMVEAGAPGVAVTIADGARRWQASDGLADLTSGTPMPAESTFRAASLTKSMVAAAVLRLVDQGRLSLDDTLDELVPGLVPEEDVITVEHLVRHTSGLADYTVTLEQETPAEYGSRTFAPADLVEMGVALGAVGRPGEAFHYSNTGYVLLGMIVEATTGQPLPEVLRDEVFTPAGMADTFLPSTEPGLPQPHPTGYVVLDGQRHEVTEINPSFAWAAYGAVSTAEDLQRLFASLLTGGLLSPELTALLRETVPTGHELWPGYGLGIEEMTTTCGVRLWGHTGSIPGYTTMSFATDDGARQVSVLFNQQDVSPDAALIAIGSVNIVNLEICGEPAVDLSESPTT; encoded by the coding sequence TTGTCGAACACCCGTCTTCACCCCGATCGCCGACGTCGCCGCCTCGCGGCGTTGACCGCCGGGCTGATCCTCTGCGCTCCCCACGCCACCGCGAGCGCCACGACCGAGGCAGGGGCGCCTGCCGACCGCGCGACCATCGAGGCAGAGCTGGCCCGCATGGTCGAGGCGGGCGCACCCGGCGTCGCGGTCACCATCGCCGACGGCGCGCGACGATGGCAGGCCTCCGACGGCCTCGCCGACCTCACCTCGGGCACGCCGATGCCTGCGGAGTCGACGTTCCGCGCGGCCAGCCTCACCAAGAGCATGGTCGCGGCCGCAGTACTCCGGCTCGTGGACCAGGGCAGGCTGTCGCTGGACGACACCCTCGACGAACTCGTGCCCGGCCTGGTGCCAGAAGAGGACGTCATCACGGTCGAACACCTGGTGCGGCACACCTCAGGACTCGCCGACTACACGGTCACGCTGGAACAGGAGACGCCCGCCGAGTACGGGAGTCGCACCTTCGCGCCTGCCGACCTCGTCGAGATGGGCGTCGCACTCGGTGCGGTCGGCCGCCCCGGCGAGGCGTTCCATTACTCCAACACCGGATACGTGCTGCTCGGCATGATCGTGGAGGCGACCACCGGACAGCCGCTGCCCGAGGTCCTGCGGGACGAGGTCTTCACACCGGCGGGGATGGCCGACACCTTCCTGCCCAGCACCGAGCCCGGACTGCCCCAGCCTCATCCGACCGGCTACGTCGTGCTCGACGGGCAGCGGCACGAGGTCACCGAGATCAATCCGTCCTTCGCCTGGGCCGCCTACGGAGCGGTGTCCACCGCCGAGGATCTCCAACGGTTGTTCGCAAGCCTGCTGACCGGCGGGCTGCTCTCCCCCGAGCTGACCGCACTGCTGCGCGAGACCGTGCCCACCGGCCACGAGCTGTGGCCCGGTTACGGGCTCGGCATCGAGGAGATGACCACCACCTGCGGCGTTCGGCTGTGGGGGCACACCGGCAGCATCCCCGGCTACACGACGATGTCCTTCGCGACCGACGACGGCGCACGGCAGGTGAGCGTGCTGTTCAACCAGCAGGATGTGAGTCCCGACGCGGCGCTGATCGCGATCGGCTCAGTCAACATCGTCAATCTCGAGATCTGCGGCGAGCCCGCCGTCGACCTGTCGGAGTCGCCGACGACGTGA
- a CDS encoding alpha/beta fold hydrolase, translating into MAEYSEIDGVRTWYDEHGSGEPVVLLHGGFSDSRDFHGNLDALADGFRVLSPDRRGHGHTPDVEGPITLELMAEDTIGFLSTVVGGPAHLVGYSDGAAVALLVALRRPDLVRRLVLVSGVFHRDGFAVSFDGDGEMPQDVVDSYGEVSPDGIEHFPVVAEKMARCSAAGPTLTAADLGGVGSRTLVMTGDDDLVALEHTLALYRGVAESELAVVPGTSHLLLVEKPAVGTGIVRDFLTCDPVPTMLPLRRSS; encoded by the coding sequence ATGGCGGAGTACAGCGAGATCGACGGCGTGCGCACCTGGTACGACGAGCACGGCAGTGGTGAGCCGGTGGTTCTGCTGCACGGCGGGTTCAGCGACTCACGGGACTTCCACGGCAACCTCGACGCGCTCGCCGACGGTTTCCGGGTCCTGAGCCCGGATCGGCGGGGTCACGGACACACCCCCGACGTCGAGGGGCCCATCACCCTGGAGCTGATGGCCGAGGACACGATCGGCTTCCTGTCGACCGTCGTCGGCGGTCCCGCGCACCTGGTCGGCTACAGCGACGGCGCCGCCGTCGCACTGCTGGTCGCGTTGCGTCGTCCCGACCTGGTGCGCAGGCTGGTCCTCGTCAGTGGTGTGTTCCACCGCGACGGCTTCGCCGTGTCGTTCGACGGTGACGGCGAGATGCCGCAGGACGTGGTCGACTCCTACGGCGAGGTGTCGCCCGACGGCATCGAGCACTTTCCCGTGGTGGCCGAGAAGATGGCGCGCTGCTCGGCGGCCGGCCCGACGCTCACGGCGGCCGACCTCGGCGGCGTCGGCAGCCGGACCCTGGTGATGACCGGCGACGACGACCTGGTGGCACTGGAGCACACGCTTGCGCTGTACCGGGGTGTCGCCGAGTCCGAACTGGCCGTCGTCCCCGGCACCTCGCACCTCTTGTTGGTCGAGAAGCCTGCGGTGGGCACCGGCATCGTGCGTGACTTCCTCACCTGCGATCCGGTGCCCACCATGCTGCCGCTGCGTCGATCGTCCTGA